Proteins encoded within one genomic window of Bdellovibrio bacteriovorus:
- a CDS encoding M3 family oligoendopeptidase, whose amino-acid sequence MEKMAWNIESEYPSCTSPEFQTEFTNFANKVSLLEELVKSVQAPLAESLEAKTDPAAATCEQLQKILLERDAAIVLSMNMGTYLNCTLSVNSADDVAQGKYSELQSMNSRFWQSTIPVNNFLKRCSETFLSKVLAHPELQPAEFYWKNERKNADTLLADSEEALLEAVSNPGLRAWGELYTKLSGSMRCHLQWGDKTETVGLAQASSLTRNVDENTRKVAWQSIQNGWAEHKHSAAFILNSLAGWRHEVNKKRSYSKSVHFLDTSLHNNRIERKTLDALMTACHNNLSETRKAPLMMAKLMGKQTLDPWDLLAQSPVSGGKKERSYDEALKLIQDSFAQIDPQMSDFVKMMADNRWIEGRVLPNKRNGAYCTGFAKRREPRVFMTYMGSNSDVSTLAHELGHAFHSWAMRDLPRSQTGYPMTLAETASIFAETVLHDVLIEEAQSKEEKIEFAWGEVEGATSFLINIPARFEFEKNFYEQRLKRSLNADELSQLTDEAWTKWYGPTLTSNDKMFWATKLHFAMAGTSFYNYPYTFGYLFAMSIYARRKELGKDFMKKYVEILRDTGRMTAEDLVQKHLGEDIRRPEFWQKSIDVINTKVKAFEKLALG is encoded by the coding sequence ATGGAAAAAATGGCTTGGAATATCGAATCAGAATACCCTTCGTGTACATCTCCGGAATTTCAAACGGAGTTTACTAACTTTGCCAACAAAGTGTCGTTGCTGGAAGAACTTGTTAAGTCAGTTCAAGCGCCACTGGCGGAATCGTTAGAGGCAAAGACAGATCCGGCGGCGGCTACTTGTGAGCAGCTACAAAAAATTCTTTTGGAAAGAGACGCCGCGATCGTTCTTTCGATGAACATGGGTACTTATTTGAATTGCACACTTTCCGTGAACTCGGCAGACGATGTCGCTCAAGGAAAGTATTCTGAGCTTCAGTCCATGAACTCTCGCTTCTGGCAATCCACGATTCCGGTTAACAATTTTCTAAAACGCTGTTCAGAAACTTTCTTAAGCAAAGTTCTGGCTCATCCTGAATTACAGCCTGCGGAATTTTATTGGAAAAATGAACGAAAGAACGCTGACACACTTCTGGCTGATTCCGAAGAAGCTCTTCTAGAGGCGGTATCAAATCCGGGATTAAGAGCCTGGGGAGAACTCTACACTAAGCTCAGCGGTTCTATGCGCTGTCATCTTCAGTGGGGTGATAAAACAGAAACTGTCGGCTTGGCACAGGCGAGCTCTTTAACTCGCAACGTGGATGAAAATACGCGCAAGGTGGCATGGCAAAGCATTCAAAATGGTTGGGCAGAGCATAAGCATTCAGCGGCGTTCATTCTGAATTCGTTGGCAGGATGGCGCCATGAGGTGAATAAGAAGCGCTCTTATTCTAAGTCTGTGCATTTCCTCGATACGTCATTGCACAACAATCGTATTGAAAGAAAAACCTTGGATGCTTTGATGACTGCTTGTCATAACAATCTCAGCGAGACTCGCAAAGCTCCTTTGATGATGGCAAAATTGATGGGTAAGCAGACCTTGGATCCGTGGGATTTGTTGGCGCAAAGCCCGGTTTCGGGCGGTAAGAAAGAACGCTCTTATGATGAAGCCTTAAAGCTGATTCAAGATTCTTTCGCGCAAATTGATCCGCAAATGAGTGATTTTGTGAAGATGATGGCGGACAACCGTTGGATTGAAGGCCGAGTTCTTCCGAACAAACGCAATGGCGCTTACTGCACGGGATTTGCGAAACGTCGCGAGCCACGTGTATTTATGACGTACATGGGTTCAAACAGTGATGTTTCTACATTAGCGCACGAATTGGGCCACGCCTTCCACTCTTGGGCCATGCGTGATTTGCCAAGGTCACAAACAGGTTATCCAATGACTTTGGCCGAAACGGCCAGCATTTTCGCAGAAACAGTTTTGCACGATGTTCTGATTGAAGAAGCTCAAAGCAAAGAAGAAAAGATCGAATTTGCCTGGGGAGAAGTGGAAGGAGCGACAAGCTTCTTGATCAATATTCCGGCACGTTTTGAGTTCGAGAAAAACTTTTATGAACAGCGTTTGAAGCGCTCTTTGAATGCTGACGAGCTTTCGCAGTTGACGGACGAAGCATGGACGAAGTGGTACGGACCGACATTGACATCGAATGATAAAATGTTTTGGGCGACCAAACTGCATTTCGCAATGGCCGGAACCAGTTTTTATAACTATCCCTACACCTTTGGTTACCTGTTTGCGATGAGCATCTATGCTCGCCGTAAAGAGCTAGGCAAAGACTTCATGAAAAAATACGTCGAGATTTTGCGTGATACCGGCAGAATGACGGCGGAAGACTTAGTACAGAAACATCTTGGCGAAGACATTCGCCGTCCTGAGTTCTGGCAGAAGTCCATCGATGTTATTAATACCAAAGTAAAAGCATTTGAAAAGCTAGCGCTCGGCTAG
- a CDS encoding alpha/beta fold hydrolase → MKSTILLALFFFGFSAQAALTLPTLANYESGRTLCQKTYASLIAHEKGTYVTVPFDYSNPALGTTDIYSYFVGGVYDSSKETLLYFTGGPGSTAHWGLFRQAMPYNVLIMEQRGIGCSRPATLAQYLNPAFYSSENVARDAERIRQHLGISKWTVYGISYGTVPATIYSSLFPQATRATILEGVVFDGESGLWDAPHRRKLLQRMLGTLPADLLKKLDQVHTQYGVPAIWLSNYARTQMMYDDGLNKIKERFLGFTDEKKYQEFIKEMVSMFEPINYTPHVLFVSNDIPYFMIACQELGLALPNMSTADVYKNGVLTPVVDIESQGNCRQLRAATKATYKAERYPLTVPVTYFQGADDSATASPQAIRHYKTVPKASKQILIQVRGGHNPNLQLVNIENVRQTQFFDLAFKGQKIPKSLVKEFNDNEEVFWAFTSN, encoded by the coding sequence ATGAAATCAACGATTCTTTTAGCTCTCTTCTTTTTCGGTTTTTCTGCCCAAGCGGCTTTGACTCTTCCTACTCTGGCAAATTACGAATCCGGTCGCACTCTCTGTCAAAAGACTTACGCCAGTTTGATTGCTCATGAAAAGGGAACCTACGTCACTGTTCCTTTTGATTATTCCAACCCTGCTTTAGGGACTACAGATATTTATTCGTACTTTGTTGGTGGTGTTTACGACTCGAGTAAAGAAACACTTCTGTATTTCACTGGCGGTCCCGGATCCACAGCGCACTGGGGACTTTTCCGTCAAGCGATGCCTTACAATGTTCTGATTATGGAACAAAGAGGGATTGGTTGTTCTCGTCCAGCGACTTTGGCTCAATATTTAAATCCTGCCTTTTACTCATCTGAAAACGTCGCCCGTGACGCGGAAAGAATTCGTCAGCATTTAGGAATTTCCAAATGGACAGTGTACGGCATTTCTTATGGAACCGTTCCGGCGACAATTTATTCTTCACTTTTTCCACAAGCGACTCGCGCGACTATTTTAGAAGGTGTCGTCTTTGATGGCGAATCGGGATTGTGGGATGCGCCTCATCGCCGCAAGCTTTTACAGCGTATGTTGGGTACTTTGCCGGCGGATCTTCTTAAGAAATTAGATCAAGTTCATACACAGTATGGTGTTCCTGCGATCTGGCTTTCAAATTATGCGCGCACGCAGATGATGTATGACGATGGATTGAACAAAATCAAAGAACGTTTCTTAGGTTTTACCGACGAAAAAAAATATCAGGAGTTCATCAAAGAAATGGTCTCGATGTTTGAGCCCATCAACTACACTCCGCATGTGCTTTTTGTCTCTAATGATATTCCTTATTTTATGATTGCTTGTCAGGAGCTCGGATTGGCGCTGCCAAACATGAGCACTGCAGATGTATATAAAAACGGAGTTCTTACGCCGGTTGTGGATATCGAATCACAAGGCAACTGCCGCCAGCTTCGTGCGGCGACAAAGGCGACCTACAAAGCAGAACGTTATCCTCTTACGGTTCCAGTGACTTATTTTCAAGGTGCCGATGACAGTGCGACAGCTTCACCGCAAGCGATCAGACATTATAAAACTGTTCCCAAGGCGTCGAAACAGATTCTGATTCAAGTGCGCGGGGGCCACAATCCTAATCTGCAGTTGGTGAACATCGAAAATGTTCGCCAAACACAATTCTTCGACCTTGCTTTTAAGGGACAGAAAATTCCGAAATCCTTGGTTAAAGAGTTTAATGACAATGAAGAAGTATTTTGGGCCTTTACCAGTAATTAA
- a CDS encoding fibronectin type III domain-containing protein translates to MKIAVSLFAFALTLALTSPSLAEEGHGGGGHGGLAEKMNALFPPKQPVPAKREVPATPQIASPAYFSEVKADKAALQWKAVEGASEYHVQLATDPNFKWLVANEYHVKGTSFEATGLEAGKHYYWRVAAVADANWSTFRKSFFATSMFATPAK, encoded by the coding sequence ATGAAGATCGCTGTATCTCTATTCGCATTCGCTTTGACTCTAGCTCTTACGTCTCCGTCTTTGGCGGAAGAAGGCCATGGTGGCGGCGGTCACGGTGGACTGGCTGAAAAAATGAATGCTTTGTTCCCACCGAAACAACCAGTTCCTGCGAAACGTGAAGTTCCAGCGACTCCGCAAATCGCTTCACCAGCTTATTTCTCTGAAGTGAAAGCGGATAAAGCGGCTTTGCAATGGAAAGCTGTTGAAGGCGCTTCTGAATACCACGTGCAATTAGCGACAGATCCAAACTTCAAATGGTTGGTAGCAAACGAATACCACGTTAAAGGCACTTCTTTCGAAGCCACAGGTTTGGAAGCTGGTAAACACTATTACTGGAGAGTGGCAGCCGTTGCTGATGCAAACTGGTCTACATTCCGTAAGAGTTTCTTTGCGACTTCGATGTTCGCAACTCCAGCGAAATAA